In Suricata suricatta isolate VVHF042 chromosome 14, meerkat_22Aug2017_6uvM2_HiC, whole genome shotgun sequence, one DNA window encodes the following:
- the GSC2 gene encoding homeobox protein goosecoid-2: MFGKHHSGGAPLPQWTSEEMGTCRGGQPGEPPRADAEQDFPPPPLRISSPLAGAAGLVRVDSALGSGITARSPPTYIFLQRRPWGQAGMAAAGGAVSRRGPGRPCPFSIEHILSNLPERSSPARASRTPQPXXXXXXXXXXXXXXXXXXXXXXXXXXXXXXXXXXPWPLRLGPVEPLPLAAPTGDPGALPGAGGPGPQRRTRRHRTIFSEEQLQALEALFVQNQYPDVGTRERLAGRIRLREERVEVWFKNRRAKWRHQKRASATSRLLPGTKKPAKESS; the protein is encoded by the exons ATGTTTGGAAAGCACCACAGTGGTGGCGCCCCTTTACCGCAGTGGACTAGTGAAGAGATGGGCACATGCAGAGGCGGACAG CCCGGCGAGCCCCCGCGCGCCGATGCGGAGCAGGATttcccgccgccgccgctgcgGATTAGCTCGCCCCTGGCCGGCGCGGCGGGATTAGTCCGCGTGGACTCGGCGCTCGGTTCGGGGATTACAGCGCGCTCCCCCCCGACGTATATATTCCTGCAGCGGCGGCCGTGGGGCCAGGCCGGCATGGCTGCGGCTGGGGGCGCGGTGAGCCGCAGGGGCCCCGGGCggccctgccccttctccatcGAGCACATCCTCTCCAACCTGCCCGAGCGGAGCTCCCCGGCACGGGCGTCCCGCACCCCGCAGCCCNNNNNNNNNNNNNNNNNNNNNNNNNNNNNNNNNNNNNNNNNNNNNNNNNNNNNNNNNNNNNNNNNNNNNNNNNNNNNNNNNNNNNNNNNNNNNNNNNNNNTGCCGTGGCCGCTGAGGCTGGGCCCCGTGGAGCCGTTGCCCTTGGCCGCGCCTACGGGAGACCCGGGGGCGCTGCCCGGCGCGGGCGGTCCCGGCCCGCAGCGGCGCACGCGGCGCCACCGCACCATTTTCAGCGAGGAGCAGCTGCAGGCGCTCGAGGCGCTCTTCGTGCAGAACCAGTACCCCGACGTGGGCACGCGCGAGCGCCTGGCCGGCCGCATCCGCCTGCGCGAGGAACGCGTGGAG GTCTGGTTCAAGAACCGCCGGGCCAAGTGGCGACACCAGAAGCGCGCGTCAGCGACCTCGAGGCTCCTCCCCGGAACCAAGAAGCCCGCAAAGGAAAGTTCCTGA
- the ESS2 gene encoding splicing factor ESS-2 homolog, whose protein sequence is METPGASTRALLLPAASGPRRKRTAGESLATSKPQVLDEEEYIEGLQTVIQRDFFPDVEKLQAQKEYLEAEENGDLERMRQIAIKFGSALGKMSREPPPPYVTPATFETPDVHPGTGMMGNKPRGQGQGLEDGEGEAGEEEEEKEPLPSLDVFLSRYTSEDNASFQEIMEVAKEKSRARHTWLYQAEEEFEKRQKDNLALPSAEHQAVESSQAGVETWKYKAKNSLMYYPEGVPDEEQLFKKPRQVVHKNTRFLRDPFSQALSRSQLQQAAALNAQHKQGKVGPDGKELIPQDSPRVGGFGFVATPSPAPGVNESPLMTWGEVENTPLRVEGSETPYVDRTPGPAFKILEPGRRERLGLKMANEAAAKNRAKKQEALRRVTENLASLTPKGLSPAMSPALQRLVSRTASKYTDRALRASYTPSPARSTHLKTPAGGPQTPTSTPAPGSAARTPLNQDPASITDNLLQLPVRRKASDFF, encoded by the exons ATGGAGACGCCTGGCGCATCAACCCGGGCCCTGCTGCTCCCTGCCGCATCCGGGCCCCGGAGGAAGCGCACGGCAGGGGAGTCGCTTGCGACGAGCAAGCCACAGGTCCTGGACGAAGAAGAGTACATCGAG GGCCTCCAGACGGTCATCCAGAGGGACTTCTTTCCTGATGTGGAAAAGCTGCAGGCCCAGAAAGAGTACCTGGAGGCTGAGGAGAATGGAGACCTGGAGCGGATGCGTCAGATCGCTATCAAGTTCGGCTCTGCCCTGGGCAAGATGTCCCGAGAGCCCCCACCACCCT ACGTGACTCCAGCTACATTTGAAACCCCTGATGTGCACCCAGGCACTGGAATGATGGGCAACAAGCCCCGGGGCCAGGGCCAAGGCCTGGAGGATGGCGAGG GAgaggctggagaggaggaggaggagaaggagcccCTGCCCAGCCTGGATGTCTTCCTGAGCCGGTACACGAGCGAGGACAACGCCTCCTTCCAGGAGATCATGGAGGTGGCCAAGGAGAAGAGCCGGGCACGCCACACATGGCTCTATCAGGCCGAGGAGGAGTTCGAGAAG AGGCAGAAAGATAATCTTGCACTTCCGTCGGCAGAGCACCAAGCTGTCGAGAGCAGCCAGGCTGGGGTGGAGACCTGGAAGTACAAGGCCAAGAACTCCCTCATGTACTACCCAGAGG GTGTCCCTGATGAAGAACAGCTGTTTAAAAAGCCAAGGCAGGTGGTGCATAAGAATACTCGATTCCTCAGAGACCCCTTCAGCCAGGCCCTGAGCAGGTCCCAGCTGCAGCAGGCTGCTGCCCTCAATGCCCAG CACAAACAGGGCAAGGTGGGTCCTGATGGCAAAGAGCTGATCCCCCAGGATTCCCCCCGAGTGGGCGGATTTGGATTTGTTGCAACCCCGTCTCCTGCCCCTG GTGTGAATGAGTCACCACTGATGACCTGGGGAGAGGTTGAAAACACTCCCTTGAGAGTGGAAGGATCCGAGACCCCCTATGTGGACAGGACGCCAGGGCCAGCCTTCAAG ATCTTGGAGCCAGGCCGCAGGGAACGACTGGGCCTGAAGATGGCCAACGAGGCTGCCGCCAAGAACCGGGCCAAGAAGCAGGAGGCCTTGAGGAGAGTGACGGAGAACCTGGCCAG CCTCACCCCCAAAGGCCTGAGCCCAGCCATGTCCCCAGCCCTGCAGCGCCTCGTGAGCAGGACGGCCAGCAAGTACACAGACCGAGCCCTGCGGGCCAGCTACACCCCATCTCCAGCACGCTCAACTCACCTCAAGACCCCCGCTGGGGGCCCCCAGACCCCCACGAGCACGCCGGCTCCTGGCTCTGCAGCACGCACCCCCCTCAACCAAGATCCAGCCTCCATCACGGACAATCTGCTGCAGCTCCCCGTCCGGCGCAAAGCCTCAGACTTCTTCTAG
- the TSSK2 gene encoding LOW QUALITY PROTEIN: testis-specific serine/threonine-protein kinase 2 (The sequence of the model RefSeq protein was modified relative to this genomic sequence to represent the inferred CDS: inserted 2 bases in 2 codons; deleted 1 base in 1 codon; substituted 1 base at 1 genomic stop codon), with amino-acid sequence MRTVPAGPSGEGIIERMPVAPAAPGTIDHVXVLRMKGYIMGITLGEGTYAKVKSAYSECKFNMVIKIFNHKKMPTDFVERFLPREMDXTVNHRSIIKTYEIFETSHGHIYIVMELGVQGDLLEFIKCRGVLHEDVAHKMFCQLTSAVRYCHDLDIVHRGLKCENLLLDEDFNIKPCDFSFSKCCLWDGSGCIILSKTFCGSAVYAAPEVLQGLLYQPKVCDIWSLGVILYIMVCSSMPYDNSDIKKMLRIQHPGALRGLNLSGKCKDXYRILQPDLSWQLHIDEILSHSWLQAPKPKAMLKEAEGKYWTECNLDTRPAFRPEHWPDHKLGAKTQQGLLVVPKNEDRMEDRLAKTSKAKVHHVTEANVGKVST; translated from the exons ATGAGGACAGTGCCTGCTGgcccaagtggggaagggataaTAGAGCGCATGCCAGTGGCGCCAGCCGCACCTGGCACCATAGACCATGTCTAGGTCTTAAGAATGAAAGGTTACATCATGGGCATCACTCTTGGTGAGGGCACATACGCAAAAGTCAAATCTGCCTACTCTGAGTGCAAGTTCAACATGGTGATCAAGATCTTCAACCACAAGAAGATGCCCACTGACTTCGTGGAGAGATTCCTTCCTCGGGAGATGG ATACCGTCAACCACCGCTCTATCATCAAGACCTATGAGATCTTTGAAACTTCTCATGGCCACATCTATATTGTCATGGAGCTTGGGGTCCAGGGTGACCTCCTCGAGTTCATCAAGTGTCGGGGAGTGCTGCACGAGGACGTGGCTCATAAGATGTTCTGCCAGCTCACCTCAGCTGTCAGGTACTGCCATGACCTAGACATTGTCCACAGAGGTCTCAAGTGCGAGAACCTCCTCCTTGACGAGGACTTCAACATCAAGCCCTGTGACTTCAGCTTCTCCAAGTGCTGCCTGTGGGATGGCAGTGGTTGCATCATCCTCAGCAAGACCTTCTGCGGGTCAGCAGTTTACGCAGCGCCCGAGGTGCTGCAGGGCCTCCTCTACCAGCCCAAGGTGTGCGACATCTGGAGCCTGGGTGTGATCCTCTACATCATGGTCTGCAGTTCTATGCCCTATGACAACTCTGACATCAAGAAGATGCTGCGCATCCAGCATCCAGGAGCATTGCGTGGACTTAACCTGTCGGGCAAGTGCAAGG TCTACCGAATCCTGCAGCCAGACCTCAGCTGGCAGCTGCACATTGACGAGATCCTCAGCCACTCATGGCTACAG GCCCCCAAGCCCAAAGCCATGTTGAAGGAGGCTGAGGGCAAATATTGGACTGAGTGCAACCTGGACACCCGCCCAGCCTTTCGGCCCGAGCACTGGCCCGACCACAAGCTGGGGGCCAAAACCCAGCAGGGGCTGCTGGTGGTGCCCAAGAATGAGGACAGGATGGAGGACAGGCTGGCCAAGACCTCTAAGGCGAAAGTTCATCATGTCACTGAAGCCAACGTGGGGAAAGTGAGCACCTAG